GGCGCAAGGCGGCGCGCGCTCCCTGCGCATGCGTATGGAACGCACTGCGGCGCACGGCGTTGCGGGCCCTGCCGGCACCATCAAGGGCAAGCGCAGCGGGGACGCCATGCGCCGGCGCATGGCCGACGCCGGTGCGCGCGGCTGCGGTGTTGCGCAGCGCGGTCTGGGTCGAGTGCGATCGCGCCACGCGACCGCAGCAACGCTGCAGGTGCGCTGGCGATGTCGAGCCGGCACACAGCGCGCAATAAAAAAGGGCGCAGCCTCGCGGCTGCGCCCAGCGTGCCGCGCCGGCCGGGAGAGAGTCGGCAGGCGCGATCCGTGACCGTGTGACTTAGCGATGCACGGTGCGCATCACTTGACTTCGAATTCCTGCGGCGTGCCGGCCGGCTGGCCGTTCACGGTGACTTCGGCCTTGTACTTGCCGGCCGGCCAGCCGTTGCCGTTGGTGAATTCGAAATTGGTGGTTTCCGCGCCGGCGGTGGTCAGCGTTTCGTTGTGTTCGCCGGCGGTCTGGCCGTCCTGGAACAACAGCCGGGCGCCGACGCTGGTGTTGGTGGAAGACCCTTCGGTCTTCACCGAGACGATGATCTTGTCCTTGCTGCCCAGCGTGGTCAGCGGCGCGACGGCCTTGTCGGCGCCGGCGGTGTTGCCCACGGTCACCGCGGACACGGTCACCGTTCCGGCGTTCGCCGCGGCGGGCGCGGTCTGCTCGGGGGTCTTGGCGACGTCGGACGGGCCCGGCATCTCCTCGGTCGGCGCGGAGGAAGTGGGATCCTGCGATACGTTCTGGTCTTGATCCTGTTTCTTGCAACCGGCCAGGGCCAGCGTGCCGACCAGGGCCAGCAGCAGCGGCGACGTCAACGTCTTCGAATGGATCTTCATGTAGGTGGCGCTCCTTGATGGAATGACTGGAAGGCGAATGCGTTTGGCCATGCCCACGCTAGGCGCGCGGCGGCAGCTTGAGGGTCTGGCCCGGATAGATCTTGTCCGGGTCGTCGAGCACGTCGCGGTTGGCTTCGAAGATGCGGGTCCAGGCGTTGCCGTCGCCGTAGTGCAGCTTGGCGATCTTGGACAACGAGTCGCCCGGCTTGACCACGTAGACCTGCTGCACCTGTTCGGCGGTGGTGTCCACGTGCGACTGCACCGCGGAGAAATCCGCCTTCGGCGTGACCTCCGCGGTAGTGTCCACCTTGGCGGTGACTGCCGAGAAATCGGCGCGCTTGTCGCTGTTCATCGCGTGTGGCTCCGTGCATGTGCGTGGATGGGATGCGGCCACGGTTGCACAGGATTTGTTAAAAGCGGATCGCGCAGCCGTGAATGGCGCCGGCGCTATTCAGCCTGCGCGCTACTGGCGCGGATCGCGGTGGAAGGCGATCGGCTCGGCCACGTCGAGCGTGGCGCGCCAGGGATTGATGTCCAGGCCGCCGCGGCGGGTGTAGCGCGCCTCGACCTGCAGCGACTGCGGGCGGCAGCGGGTCATCAGGTCGTGGAAGATCTGCTCCACGCACTGCTCGTGGAAGCCGGCATGCTCGCGGAAGCTGATCAGGTAGCGCAGCAGGCCTTCGCGGTCGATGCGGCCGCCGCGATAGCGCACGCTCAGCGTGGCCCAGTCCGGTTGCCCGGTGACCGGGCAATTGGACTTGAGCAGCTCGCTGCTGAGCGTCTCCTCGACGATGTCGTCGGCCGCGGCGAGCAGGTACTGCGGACGTGGCGGACCGTAGCAGTCGATGGCGATGTCCAACACATCCAGCGACTCGCCGTCGCCCAGCGGGTCCACCGGCGGCAGCCCGAACTCCATGGTCACGTCGGCGCCGGCGCGCGCCGACAGGTCGGTGACGATGCAGGCGCGCACCGCTTCGGCGCTGTTGAAGCGCATCGCGTTGAGCGAGTTGAGGTAGAGCTTGAGCGACTTGGATTCGATCAGCTGCGGCGAGGTGCATGGCACCTGCAAGGTGGCGGTGGCCACGCAGGGCTTGCCGTGCGCGTCCAGCCAGCCCAGTTCGTAGGCATGCCAGCGGTCGAGGCCGTAGAACGGCAGCGGCGCGGCGTCCAGGCCGATCTCGGCGCGGCCGCCGGCGCGGGGGATCGGGAACAGCAGCGCGGGATCGTACTGCGAGGGATACGCGACCTCGCGGCCGAGACTGGAATCCTGGGGGGTGTTCATGCCCGTCAGTCTAGCGGGGGCGGTCTGGCTGGAAGGTGTATGGAGGGCCGAGATTGGGGAATCGGGATTCGGGATTGGTAAAAGCGCACCGCGCGAGCTGCGGCTTGGCCAATCCATCCAGATCCAGAAATGCGAGGGCGTGCGGCGCTATCTCCGCACCTGGCAACCGCGTTGACGAATCCCCAATCCCGACTCCCGAATCACCGCTTCATCCCCAGATAGTCCAGGGACACCTGCAGCAGCGCGCGCAGGCCCACGTCCAGCGCCGATTCGTCGAGCAGGAACTGCGGCGAGTGGTTGCTCGGCGCGGTCGCCGGATCGATGCCGGGGCCGGTGGCGCCGACGAAGAAGAACATCGACGGCACCTGCTGCGAGTAGAACGAGAAATCTTCCGCGCCCATCTGCAGCGGCGGTTCGTAGACGTTGCCGGCGCCGACCACCGCCTGCAGGCTGGGCAGCATCTTCGCGGTCAGCGCCGGATCGTTGACCGTGGCCGGGTTGCCGTCCTGGTCGGGCACGTGCGCCTCGGCCTTGGCCCCGTGCGCGGCGGCGGTGTGCTCGGCGACGGTCTTCAGGTCGGCGAAGATCTGCTGGCGCATGCCCTCGTCGAAGGTACGGATGGTGCCGACCATCTCCACCTCGTCGGGAATGATGTTGTAGCGGATGCCGCCCTTGATCGCGCCGAAGCTGACCACCGCCGGCTGCCGGGAAATGTTGGCGCGGCGGCTGACCACGGTCTGCGCCGCGCCGATCAGGTCGGCGCTGGCGACGATCGGGTCGATCCCGTTCCACGGCGCCGAGCCATGGGTCTGGCGGCCGATCACCTTGATGCTGAAGCGGTCCGAGGCGGCCATCAGCGGGCCGCCGCGCACCGCGATCTTGCCCGCCTGCACGCTGGAGAACACGTGCAGGCCGAACATCGCGTCGGGCTTGAAGTCGCGGAACAGGCCTTCCTTGAGCATCAGCGAGGCACCGCCCTCTTCGTTGCCCGGCGCGCCTTCCTCGGAGGGCTGGAACACCAGCATCACCTCGCCCGGCAGCTGCGCG
This sequence is a window from Xanthomonas sp. CFBP 8443. Protein-coding genes within it:
- a CDS encoding M20 family metallopeptidase — protein: MPRLSCLLSAMLLAVPALACAQSAERPEVAAAAAKLQAKVVDWRRDFHQHPELSNREQRTAAKVAERLRALGLKPQTGIAHHGVVAIIKGGLPGPKVALRADMDALPVTEQTGLAFASKATAEYRGETVGVMHACGHDAHTSILLGVAEALVAMRAQLPGEVMLVFQPSEEGAPGNEEGGASLMLKEGLFRDFKPDAMFGLHVFSSVQAGKIAVRGGPLMAASDRFSIKVIGRQTHGSAPWNGIDPIVASADLIGAAQTVVSRRANISRQPAVVSFGAIKGGIRYNIIPDEVEMVGTIRTFDEGMRQQIFADLKTVAEHTAAAHGAKAEAHVPDQDGNPATVNDPALTAKMLPSLQAVVGAGNVYEPPLQMGAEDFSFYSQQVPSMFFFVGATGPGIDPATAPSNHSPQFLLDESALDVGLRALLQVSLDYLGMKR
- a CDS encoding LysM peptidoglycan-binding domain-containing protein produces the protein MNSDKRADFSAVTAKVDTTAEVTPKADFSAVQSHVDTTAEQVQQVYVVKPGDSLSKIAKLHYGDGNAWTRIFEANRDVLDDPDKIYPGQTLKLPPRA
- the queF gene encoding NADPH-dependent 7-cyano-7-deazaguanine reductase QueF (Catalyzes the NADPH-dependent reduction of 7-cyano-7-deazaguanine (preQ0) to 7-aminomethyl-7-deazaguanine (preQ1) in queuosine biosynthesis) is translated as MNTPQDSSLGREVAYPSQYDPALLFPIPRAGGRAEIGLDAAPLPFYGLDRWHAYELGWLDAHGKPCVATATLQVPCTSPQLIESKSLKLYLNSLNAMRFNSAEAVRACIVTDLSARAGADVTMEFGLPPVDPLGDGESLDVLDIAIDCYGPPRPQYLLAAADDIVEETLSSELLKSNCPVTGQPDWATLSVRYRGGRIDREGLLRYLISFREHAGFHEQCVEQIFHDLMTRCRPQSLQVEARYTRRGGLDINPWRATLDVAEPIAFHRDPRQ